The Zingiber officinale cultivar Zhangliang chromosome 10A, Zo_v1.1, whole genome shotgun sequence genome contains a region encoding:
- the LOC122027821 gene encoding cyclin-D4-1-like isoform X2, with protein sequence MAINYECAASALLCAEDNSSILDFDDDDEEQGGLGCGWISEAKSYDFYGDFLVDLPVQSNECVGSLVEREAEHMPREDYSERLRSGAFDSAIRRDAIDWICKVHAHYNFGPLCVYLAVNYLDRFLSANELPKGKAWMIQLLSVACLSLAAKMEETEIPLPLDLQVADAKYAFESRTILRMELLMLSTLKWKMQAVTPFAYIDFFLHKFNGGSAPSKLLVSHSVELTINTIRGIDFLEFRPSEIAAAVALFALIERKIVEFDKAISCCIHVAKVHLLMQLLYNLVGTLMQ encoded by the exons ATGGCTATAAACTATGAATGCGCTGCATCTGCCCTCCTCTGCGCCGAGGACAACAGTAGCATCCTGGATTTCGATGACGATGATGAGGAGCAGGGTGGGCTTGGGTGTGGTTGGATTTCAGAAGCAAAAAGCTACGATTTTTATGGGGATTTCCTCGTGGACCTCCCTGTTCAATCGAATGAGTGCGTGGGTTCGCTTGTCGAGAGGGAAGCTGAGCATATGCCGAGGGAGGACTACTCTGAGAGGCTGCGGTCCGGGGCATTTGATTCGGCGATCAGGAGGGATGCCATTGATTGGATTTGCAAG GTTCATGCCCATTACAACTTTGGGCCACTGTGTGTATATTTAGCTGTCAATTACTTGGATCGCTTCCTCTCTGCCAATGAGCTTCCT AAAGGCAAGGCTTGgatgatccaactattatcagTGGCATGCTTATCTTTGGCTGCCAAGATGGAGGAAACTGAAATCCCTCTGCCTCTGGATTTGCAA GTAGCGGATGCAAAATATGCATTCGAATCCAGGACTATCCTGAGAATGGAGCTGCTGATGCTTAGTACACTCAAATGGAAGATGCAAGCAGTTACTCCTTTCGCTTATATTGATTTCTTCCTCCATAAATTCAATGGTGGTAGTGCCCCAAGTAAGCTTTTGGTGTCACATTCTGTGGAGTTAACAATAAACACGATTAGAG GGATTGATTTCTTGGAATTCAGACCTTCTGAAATTGCTGCTGCTGTTGCACTGTTTGCTTTGATTGAGCGTAAGATTGTGGAATTTGATAAGGCTATTTCATGCTGTATCCATGTGGCGAAG GTCCACCTTCTGATGCAATTATTGTACAACCTTGTAGGAACCTTAATGCAGTAG
- the LOC122027821 gene encoding cyclin-D3-1-like isoform X1: protein MAINYECAASALLCAEDNSSILDFDDDDEEQGGLGCGWISEAKSYDFYGDFLVDLPVQSNECVGSLVEREAEHMPREDYSERLRSGAFDSAIRRDAIDWICKVHAHYNFGPLCVYLAVNYLDRFLSANELPKGKAWMIQLLSVACLSLAAKMEETEIPLPLDLQVADAKYAFESRTILRMELLMLSTLKWKMQAVTPFAYIDFFLHKFNGGSAPSKLLVSHSVELTINTIRGIDFLEFRPSEIAAAVALFALIERKIVEFDKAISCCIHVAKERVLRCYKLIEDSIGVRNMLHKLASSSVTTIPQSPIGVLDAACLSYKSDDTTAGSFASCRHDSPACKRRKISIS, encoded by the exons ATGGCTATAAACTATGAATGCGCTGCATCTGCCCTCCTCTGCGCCGAGGACAACAGTAGCATCCTGGATTTCGATGACGATGATGAGGAGCAGGGTGGGCTTGGGTGTGGTTGGATTTCAGAAGCAAAAAGCTACGATTTTTATGGGGATTTCCTCGTGGACCTCCCTGTTCAATCGAATGAGTGCGTGGGTTCGCTTGTCGAGAGGGAAGCTGAGCATATGCCGAGGGAGGACTACTCTGAGAGGCTGCGGTCCGGGGCATTTGATTCGGCGATCAGGAGGGATGCCATTGATTGGATTTGCAAG GTTCATGCCCATTACAACTTTGGGCCACTGTGTGTATATTTAGCTGTCAATTACTTGGATCGCTTCCTCTCTGCCAATGAGCTTCCT AAAGGCAAGGCTTGgatgatccaactattatcagTGGCATGCTTATCTTTGGCTGCCAAGATGGAGGAAACTGAAATCCCTCTGCCTCTGGATTTGCAA GTAGCGGATGCAAAATATGCATTCGAATCCAGGACTATCCTGAGAATGGAGCTGCTGATGCTTAGTACACTCAAATGGAAGATGCAAGCAGTTACTCCTTTCGCTTATATTGATTTCTTCCTCCATAAATTCAATGGTGGTAGTGCCCCAAGTAAGCTTTTGGTGTCACATTCTGTGGAGTTAACAATAAACACGATTAGAG GGATTGATTTCTTGGAATTCAGACCTTCTGAAATTGCTGCTGCTGTTGCACTGTTTGCTTTGATTGAGCGTAAGATTGTGGAATTTGATAAGGCTATTTCATGCTGTATCCATGTGGCGAAG GAAAGAGTCTTAAGATGTTATAAGTTGATAGAAGACTCGATAGGAGTAAGGAATATGCTGCATAAACTTGCTAGCTCATCAGTTACAACCATACCGCAAAGCCCAATTGGAGTGTTGGATGCTGCTTGCTTGAGCTACAAGAGTGATGATACAACTGCTGGTTCATTTGCATCGTGTCGTCATGATTCTCCAGCTTGTAAGAGAAGGAAAATAAGCATTTCATAA
- the LOC122026758 gene encoding SPX domain-containing protein 1-like — translation MANARLLTDEATEEKGDRESFVGAMGDLVGKLRGRTCRLVKMLKKYDKRTGALIRQPFIENVLQQPFFTTDLLCKLVKECVAMLDHLFPSNNLSISAECDGQNGVPKPAQSGGRVSELEEIKYMQSLYMKSTVAALRSLKQIRSKS, via the exons ATGGCG AATGCGAGATTACTTACAGATGAAGCTACCGAGGAGAAAGGAGATCGT GAATCATTTGTTGGTGCTATG GGTGAtcttgtcgggaagctgagagGACGAACCTGTCGGCTAGTGAAAATGCTGAAGAAGTATGACAAGAGAACAGGAGCACTTATCAGGCAGCCCTTCATCGAAAATGTGCTGCAGCAGCCCTTCTTTACAACTGATCTCCTATGCAAACTCGTGAAGGAGTGTGTGGCTATGCTCGACCACCTCTTCCCCAGCAACAACCTGTCAATTTCAGCAGAATGCGACGGACAAAATGGAGTGCCAAAGCCGGCACAATCAGGTGGGAGGGTTTcggagttggaggagattaaaTATATGCAGAGCTTATACATGAAGAGCACTGTAGCAGCGCTGCGGTCCTTGAAACAGATTAGGAGCAAAAGTTAA